The DNA region tcctcaagctctgattctagactttcagtcatattgatctcttccaccaaagagtcaataatgtcagcgcccatgcagtcaattggtgtgtctggatgctgcatagcttttacagcaattaacttgaactcatcctcattgactctcagggttacttcccctttttgtacatcaataagagttcgtccagttgctaggaaaggtcttcctagaatgagagttgcactcttgtgctcctccatttccagcaccacaaagtcagttggaaaggcgaatggcccaaccttgacaatcatgtcctctattatgcctgatggatatttaatggagtcatcagcaagttggaggcatatccgggttggtttgacttcttcagttaacccaagctttctgatagtggatgcaggtattatattgatgcttgctccaagatcacacagggctgtcttggtgcaagcaccttctaatgtgcatggtatcataaagcttcctggatcttgaagcttttctggtaagctttttagaatgactgcactgcattcttcagtgagaaatactttttcagtttctctccaatctttcttatgacttaagatctcttttatgaacttagcataagaaggtatttgctcaagtgcctctgcaaacggaatctttatttcaagagtccttagatagtctgcaaagcgggcaaattgcttatcctgttctgcttggcggagtttctgaggataaggcatcttggccttatattcttcaaccttagttgctgcaggtttattccttacagaagtggttgaaggagcctttttagagggattactgtcagcactctcaggtgtctgatcctcccttggcgtctgaacgccaggattgggtgaagattgggcgtttaacgccaacttctctcccttttctggcgtttgaacgccagaactgggcagggaatgggcgtttaacgccagctttccccctttttctggcgtttgaacgccaaaagtgctcctctctgggctcttactgtcctcagagggattttgaacagtggtttggttatcctctgttaattgttccttatttggctttttgctactttgagcagtgttattcaatgtcttcccactcctcagttgaactgcttgacattcttttgttatctgtttagatatctgctgttttgcctgatttaactgcagttctatgttcttgttagcaattttagtttcttggagcatctctttaaattctgctaactgttttgtcatcagttgtaattgctgattaagctcaaccatctgttcttgaggattaggatcagtggctactgccataacttcttcttttgtagagaactcattgctagagtacaaatattgatttctagcaacagtatctataagctcttgagcctcttcaatcgtcttcctcatatgtatagatccaccagctgagtgatctaaagacatctgagctttttctgtaagcccatagtagaagatgtctaactgtacccactctgaaaacatttcagaggggcattttcttagcatacctctatacctctcccaggcattgtaaagggattcattatcctcttatttaaagccttggatgtccagccttagctgtgtcatcctttttggagggtaaaattgattcaggaatttgtctgataactgtttccatgtctttatgcttgctgtaggttggttgtttaaccacctcttagcttgatcttttatagcaaatggaaacagtaataatctgtagacatcctgatccacctctttatcacgtactgtgtcagcaagttgtaagaattgtgccagaaactcagtaggttcttcctgtggaagaccggaatactgacaattttgttgcaccatgataataagttgagggtttagctcaaagctacttgccttgatgggaggtatacagatgctactcccatatgcagctgtaatggggttagcatatgaccccaaagtccttctggactgctcaattccacttaggtccatgatggagaaaggaaaatgatatggattgcaagtagattaaaatatatatatatatatatatatatatatatattttaaccgaaaataataaaataaaacaaaaggaaaataaaataagatgtcgaaaactaaaagaaaaataaaatcaaagcaaattgaaaactaaatcaattagtcaattaaaaagattttggaattagcaattgaaaagatatgattgaaaattattttaaaaaagatttgattttttttttgaaatgaggaaagagaaaaacaacaaaatgacaccaaacttaaaatttttagagaattagacacaaattttcgaaaattttaagggaaaaacacaaagaggacaccaaacttagaatttttaaggatcaaaaagggactaaggacatgcaaattcgaaaattaaaagaaaaataaaagcatgcaattgacaccaaacttaaaatatgaaactagactcaactaaaaaactctaaaccaacaaaaataaaacagttctaatctaagcaacaagataagccgtcaattgtccaaactcgaacaatccccggcaacggcgccaaaaacttggtgcacgaaattgcaatcacacttttgtaattccgcacaactaaccagcaagtgcactgggtcgtccaagtaataccttacgtgagtaagggtcaatcccacggagattgtcgacttgaagcaagctatggttatcttgtaactcttagtcaggatatcaataattatcagggttgattgtaaaaagcaaaagaacatgaaataagtacttgttttatAGTAATGGAGAacgggttgaggttttggagatgctctatcttctgaatctctgctttcctactgtcttcttcttcaagcacgcaaggctccttccatggcaagctgtatgtagggtttcaccgttgtcaatggctacctcccatcctctcagtgaaaatgttcaacgcaccctgtcacggcacggctattcatctgtcggttctcaatcaggttggaatagaatccagtgattcttttgcgtctgtcactaacgcccagccttcaggagtttgaagctcgtcacagttattcaatcattgaatcctactcagaataccacagacaaggtttagaccttccggattctcttgaatgccgccatcaattctagcttataccacgaagattctgattaaggaatccaagagatatctactcaatctaaggtagaacggaggtggttgtcaggcacacgttcatagttgagaatgatgatgagtgtcacggatcatcacattcatcaggtttaagaacaagtgatatcttagaatggaagcaagcatgattgaatgaaaaacagtagtaattgcattaatccatcaagacacagcagagctcctcacccccaaccatggggtttagagactcatgctgtagaagatacaatgggaaacgtgtaaaatgtcatgaggtacagatacaatgtcaaaagatcctattaatagtgaactagtaacctagggtatacaaaaatgagtaaatgacgtaaaaatccacttctgggtccacttagtgtgtgcttgggctgagcattgaagctttcatgtgtagagactttttttggagttaaacgccagcttttatgccagtttgggcgtttaactccaatatttatgccagttccagcgttaaacgctgggaattctaaagctgatttgcaacgccggtttgggccatcaaatctcgggcaaagtataaactattatacattgctggaaagcccaggatgtctactttccaacgccgttgagagcgcgccaattgggcttctgtagctccagaaaagccacgtcgagtgcaaggaggtcagaatccaacagcatctgcagtccttttcagcctctaaatcagatttttgctcatgaccctcaatttcagccagaaaatacctgaaatcacagaaaaacacacaaactcatagtaaagtccagaaaagtgaattttaactaaaaaataataaaagtatactaaaaactaactaaaatatactaaaaacatcctaaaaacaatgccaaaaagcgtataaattatccgctcgtcaCGTGCCATGCCCAAACACGCCAGCAGTCACGCCGGCTTTAGGAACTTGGCATTGCACACCTTCGCAGGCCACAGTTGGCACGCCCTCAATGCTGCAAAATATCTTCCCTTCTGGAAAAATAgcctggcgtggcacgccaatacaCGCCAGTAGACACACCAACTTTAAGgtctttggcgtgccacgccttcgagcacgCCCACTATGTTACTTCTTGAGTCCTCTTTCTAGATCACAAGCCTGGCATGCAATGCTCAGGCACGCCAGCGCAAATGCCCACTGTAAAGCTTCGCGTGCTATGCCTTCGAGCATGCCAGTGAACACGCTAACAATGCTGCAACCATTTCATCCCTCTATTTTCTACAATCGGTGTGCCACGCCTAGACATGCCTGTATACACGCCAACTTAAGACCCTGGCCTTGCCACGCTTTCGAAAGCGCCAGTGGCACGCCCCACATGCTGCGCTAGCATTTCTCTCTAGATTGTGaacctagcgtgccacgcctagacaCGTGTGTAGACACGCCCGTTTAAAGTTCATGGCGTGCCATGCTCCTTCAAGCGCCCATGGCATACTCGCAATGCTACACCAACCTTATTTCTCTGGAAAataagcctggcgtgccacgttcAAACACGCCAGCATACATGCCTGTGTTGAGATTTTTGGCGTTCCACGCCCATGGAAGTGCCAATGGCATGCCTCTTATGTTGTATCAATCATCATTCTCTAGAATACtagcccggcgtgccacgcccaggcaTGCCAGCAGGCACGCCAGCTCTGagaccttggcgtgccacgctttcaCAAGGGCCACATGACACGCCTATGATGGCTTGGAGTGCCACGCCCATAAAAGCGCCCAGCCTTCCATACTTGCTTCTATCctcttttgttgctctttcctcctGAAATACATGCAATATCAGATTTCAAAGTAGTGTCCTACTAATTTATGATGCATATCTGAATAATGCatcaaattagtgaaaatttatCCATTCTATGGTTATTCTTTATGAAAAAATAGATAGATGGGGTAAGTCATCACTTAGCCATGCAAcgtgaaaagaaaatagagagtcAACAGATGCCAAAAGCTAGTCGTGCAATGTGAGTCCCTGTGCGTGCAACGTAAATGAGCTAACAGAGGGCAATTCTCCATGAAATTCTATGCGTGCAACATGGGAGGTGTGTGCGTGCAACGTGAAGCATGAAATAGAAGCTAACACTCCCAAGACTAGGCCATACATTGCACGCATGGGGCCATACATTCTAGGCACCAAATGGACTTCTTCTAGTGGCCTTAATTCATTTAGCAAGTCCTCTAACTCTTCAAATACTTAAGTGATTAACTTAAGGCTTAACCTAAGTCCATGAATTCTAGCATTAATTGCGGATCATGAGGAGAAAGATCTAAAGCTTGacttgagaagaaaaatattaattagctagatttgattttttttttaagttgagtTGAGTCttaattagttttgaatttgGAAGTAGTTTTAGGGTtaatataaaaagaagaagagtCACATAGGGGAGCTTCGTCAGCAGTTTTTACAATTCATAATTCTAGGTTTTCTTTTGAATCATGAGTCACTAATATCCTCGGTtaatgttaggagctctgttgattcctATATACTAATGTTATAGCTTTTCGATTTTGATTAATGTATTGATATTTTCTTAAGAAAGAGTTTTCATTCTACATCTAAAAGATTTAAATGTGTTAGAAAACAATTCTCTTCTGACTTGAATTCTTTTAATATCTTGGAAAAGTTAATTAactgaattaagcttgaaaactttTCATGATTCTTATGTTTTGAACTTAGACTTGATAAGTGACATCGAATCAACTCAGTTTAGTTCTTGAGAATTGTGTGATTTTTAAATCAGTGAACGTTATTAAATCTCTTGTCACAATTGATTaatcaagaaattgataattgattaggattagagaagttgaattaccaagaaattgaagtttaattatttataatttgacaTAAGTATATCTTTGTATAATCAAAGTGCAGAGTGAAAAGTATTTTTCCGGAAGAATATATCTAAACCCCTTAACTCTCTTAatcatattgttttctcactcgtttattattacttttgttaaattttctatttttatgttaACTGAAATCCTAAGTTTTAAATtttctaactagaataatcaattaattattactTGTTTAATCCGTTAATTTCGTAGAAACGATAACCTACTCTCTTAATATTATTTGAGGCGATTTGATATACTTCCGATAATTTGTGCTTTGTAAAATTCGCATCATCTACCGTTCCAAACAAGctctaaataattttttctatggCATGAAAGAATCTTACATCAATAgtaaaacgaaataaaaattaaatgataaaagtGCATCAATCAAGCAACTTGATGAGGCAGGTCCCCAAAAGGTCTACACCACCCCACACCAACATGAACTCCGATTAAACCATTGTCGGAAGGTAGGCGTTGACTGACCGAGTGACCGTCCTCTTGCCCCCTTAGCCATGGCCAGCTCCATTTCACACTCTCGCCAATCTCATCTCTCTCTCATCCACTTCactctcctccttctccttttcACACCCTTTTCCCTCTCCACAACTATAACCCAAGAGCAGGAAGAGAAACAAGATGAAGCAGATACCTCAATCACCCGCTTCCAACGCTACCTCCGAATCAACACCGCTCACCCCAACCCAGCCTACTCCTCCGCTGTCTCCTACCTCATCTCCCAAGCCGAATCCCTCGCCCTCCGCTACCAAACCCTCTACTTCTCCCCAAACAAGCCCCTCCTCCTTCTCACATGGCAAGGCACCGACCCTTCCCTCCCTTCCATCCTCCTCAACTCCCACCTCGACTCCGTCCCCGCCGAGCCCTCCAAATGGCAGCATCCTCCCTTCTCCGCCTTCCGCCGCTCCCACGACGGCGCCATCTTCGCCCGAGGCGCCCAGGATGACAAGTGCATCGCTATGCAGTACCTCGAGGCCATCCGCAACCTCAAGGCCCGCGGATTCACCCCCTCAAGATCCGTCCACGTGTCACTCGTCCCCGACGAAGAGATTGGAGGTGCCGACGGGGCTGCGAAGTTCGTCGAATCGAAGGAGTTCGCGGAGTTGAAGGTTGGATTTGCGCTCGACGAAGGGCAGGCGTCTCCTGGGGATGAGTACAGGGTGTTCTATGCCGATAGATCGCCGTGGGGGCTGAAGATTAAGGCGAGGGGGCAACCCGGACACGGGGCCTGGATGTATGATGGGAGCGCCATGGAGAATTTGATGAAGAGCGTTGAGGTTATCAACAGGTTTAGGGAGAGCCAGTTCGATGTTGTTAAGACTGGGAAAGCTTTGAATTCGGAAGTTGTTTCGGTTAATCCTGTTTATCTCAAGGCTGGGCTTCAATCAGAATCTGTGAgttcatttttttgtttgtttgtgcatttatttatatatttatttttggatttaaCTTGTAAGTAAAACTTCTTCTACTTGGACATCTAATTAGATGCAATCAGAATCTGAGTTCGTTTATTTGTTTA from Arachis hypogaea cultivar Tifrunner chromosome 10, arahy.Tifrunner.gnm2.J5K5, whole genome shotgun sequence includes:
- the LOC112715589 gene encoding uncharacterized protein — its product is MASSISHSRQSHLSLIHFTLLLLLFTPFSLSTTITQEQEEKQDEADTSITRFQRYLRINTAHPNPAYSSAVSYLISQAESLALRYQTLYFSPNKPLLLLTWQGTDPSLPSILLNSHLDSVPAEPSKWQHPPFSAFRRSHDGAIFARGAQDDKCIAMQYLEAIRNLKARGFTPSRSVHVSLVPDEEIGGADGAAKFVESKEFAELKVGFALDEGQASPGDEYRVFYADRSPWGLKIKARGQPGHGAWMYDGSAMENLMKSVEVINRFRESQFDVVKTGKALNSEVVSVNPVYLKAGLQSESGFVMNVQPSEAEAGFDLRLTPTTDPDEMRRRIASEWAPVIRNMSYELIEKGPIRDYLGRPLMTAINDSNPWWSVFKQAITSAGGKLSKPEILASTTDARFLRQKGIPVLGFSPMRNTPILLHDHNEHLRETVYLNGIEVYESLISSLSLFPEPSQP